Sequence from the Candidatus Zixiibacteriota bacterium genome:
CAGATAGCAGATCCCGAGGTCATAGTACAGGTCAACATATCCCGGATTTCTGTTGATTTCATTTTCCAAAAACTTAATGCGGTCGGCAAGATTGCTTTCGGCGATCCAGTCGGTGTAAATCAGAAAACGATGGAAATAAGAGGATCTTTCCCGGCGAAGTTGCTCCTTTTTTGCTTCCCTGGCCCCTTTTAAAAGCATATAGGCCCGTTTGAGCTCTTTGTTGTTTAGAGAGGCAATGGCTTCATCGTAGGGCGCAGATTTGTATCCCGGGTATATCAGAACCGCTTTCTTAAGAAGATCGGAGGTTTTTCCGGCTAGGTCGGCGTAAAGGTTAAAATCCTCTTTGGTAACGGCGTTGAGAATATACGTCAACGCGAGATTGAAATAGGCATCGGCATAATAGATATTCTGCCGGATTGCCTCATCAAACTCGATCAGTGCCCGTTTGCAGGAACCGGCGGCCAGATAAGCCTCACCCAGAGCATTTCGGTAATCGGCAAAATTGGGGCGAAGCTCGACCGCTCTGACACCGGCCTTGATCGCCGGCTCGACATGCCCGAGGGCCGTTTCGGCCTGGGCCAAATAGTAAAACGCCTCGTGATAATCATGATTCAGTTTCACGGCCGATTGAAACAACTGCCGTGCCTGGGTGTACATCCGTTTGTAGTACAGAGCAGTGCCGAGATGGAACATCATCTCCGGGCGCCCCTGGGCAATGACCTCCTTGAAGCTCTTCAGGAGATATTCCAGTTCCGATTTCTTCTCGCCGTGGGTCGCTTTGATCAGCTCGAGAATTTCCGGCTCGCCCATCTCTTCCGAATGAGGCATAATACTGGAATCCAGCAATTCGCCATTGGCGAACAACGACGTCTTAATAATACCTTCCCGGGTATCATTGACCGTCTGTATCAAGAATTCCTTATCGTCTTCGACAATACGGCTATCGAGTCGATACGATTCCATATTATCTCTCCTTGCCAAAATATAATTGGCTCGATTTTTTAAATGAAAATTCAACAAACATAAGATGACTTCTTCTTCAGAAATGCTCGGCGATCGCGGTCAATTCCCTCCCAATCCAAATAGAGACAGCCGGTCGGCAATGAGAATCAGGGAACCGATTCCCCCAAGCATTCCAATCCAGCCGGCCATGGAGTCTATGCCCAGAAAGCCCCGACCTCGCCGCGAGAGAACAATGGTATCCTCTGGTCTGAGGAAGTAGCGCCCCGGTCTTCCGGTTTCCTGATATTTTTTCAAGTTGACTTTTAGAATCTGAGCATAACGGCCATCCTTGGTAACCACCCGGACATTTTTGAGGTCGGCGAATTCGGAGGGACCACCGGCCAGAGCGATGGCATCAAGCAAATCCGTGTTTTTTTCAAGCGTCATGGCTCCGGGGCGGAGGATTTCACCCATAATATAGAACAGGTTTTTCTGGGTCGTCTGATCGCTTAGGGTGGTGGCCGGCAAACCGGCCGGGGTTCTGGGAATTTCGATTGTGTCGCCGGGTCTGATTTCGGGAAGGTCCTTCATCCGTCCGGAGGTCACCAGGGCCAGAACATTGACCACTTCAACCTTGCCGGCATCCCCTCCGCCCCGGATAATCATCACCCGACTCAGGTCGCCGAATTCGGTCACCCCGCCCGCTTCATTGATGATACTCCAGAGGTCGGGAATTTTCTCATAGGTTCTTCGGCCGGGGGATTGAATCTGCCCCGAAACAAATACTTTCAGATAATTGTATTCAATGACCCGCACGACCGCCTGCGTGATGGCGCCGTTGAATCGGGAAATCTGCTTGACAATTTTCTTTTCGAGGTCGGCGGTGGTCAGGCCGGCGGCTTCGATC
This genomic interval carries:
- a CDS encoding SLBB domain-containing protein yields the protein MEVMEDYNLLSGSILKVHREVFKIIIGLGLLWLGLTAPSSAQSYEVGPGDVLEVKFWQDRTLDAVVKIREDGKISLDIAGEIEAAGLTTADLEKKIVKQISRFNGAITQAVVRVIEYNYLKVFVSGQIQSPGRRTYEKIPDLWSIINEAGGVTEFGDLSRVMIIRGGGDAGKVEVVNVLALVTSGRMKDLPEIRPGDTIEIPRTPAGLPATTLSDQTTQKNLFYIMGEILRPGAMTLEKNTDLLDAIALAGGPSEFADLKNVRVVTKDGRYAQILKVNLKKYQETGRPGRYFLRPEDTIVLSRRGRGFLGIDSMAGWIGMLGGIGSLILIADRLSLFGLGGN
- a CDS encoding tetratricopeptide repeat protein translates to MESYRLDSRIVEDDKEFLIQTVNDTREGIIKTSLFANGELLDSSIMPHSEEMGEPEILELIKATHGEKKSELEYLLKSFKEVIAQGRPEMMFHLGTALYYKRMYTQARQLFQSAVKLNHDYHEAFYYLAQAETALGHVEPAIKAGVRAVELRPNFADYRNALGEAYLAAGSCKRALIEFDEAIRQNIYYADAYFNLALTYILNAVTKEDFNLYADLAGKTSDLLKKAVLIYPGYKSAPYDEAIASLNNKELKRAYMLLKGAREAKKEQLRRERSSYFHRFLIYTDWIAESNLADRIKFLENEINRNPGYVDLYYDLGICYLHQARFNWQKSTDYFKKTLEINPKLLKAQRSLDLCQDYYLKLSDAIVDISEKHG